From the Procambarus clarkii isolate CNS0578487 unplaced genomic scaffold, FALCON_Pclarkii_2.0 HiC_scaffold_127, whole genome shotgun sequence genome, one window contains:
- the LOC138360890 gene encoding uncharacterized protein isoform X2, protein MEDQVVALVEQPNFGKIKDLKKSGLLLLADKLNLAVSSKMLKAQVLRVIVTHLVEDEKLEEECLGELEEESSDKVAILKLELETQLEMARLAADKQRLELQNQQKHLELAADKQRLELQNQTKHLELEAQLQLAEQQTRQLEIQQSMAENNNRLEQQRIAAGLGNTSNNPESTNSSSKYSKHVELPRFNEEDPEIFFLHFKKLAVSMNWPVDQWDSILQGQFKGKAQEVFASLPAENSFDLKFVQQSILNAYQQIPEAHRIKFRSLKRAHDQTISDFVRVKLNHFDRWIKALKIRV, encoded by the coding sequence atggaggatcaggttgttGCGCTGGTAGAAcagccaaattttggtaaaattaaagacttaaagaagtctggtttgttgttgctggctgataaattgaacctagctgtatccagtaaaatgttgaaagctcaagtgttaagagtgattgtcacacatttggtggaggatgagaaacttgaagaagagtgtttgggagagttagaagaagagtcaagtgacaaggtggcaatcttaaagttggagttggagactcaattagaaatggctaggctggcagcagacaagcagaggttggagttgcagaaccagcaaaaacaccttgagttggcagcagacaagcagaggttggagttgcagaaccagacaaaacaccttgagttggaggctcagttacagctagcagagcaacaaactagacaattagaaattcagcagagtatggctgaaaataataacaggttagaaCAGCAGAGGATTGCGGCAGGTttgggtaacactagtaataatccagagagtacaaatagttcttctaagtacagtaaacatgtagaattacctaggtttaatgaagaagatccagaaatatttttcttgcattttaagaaactagcagtcagcatgaactggcctgtagatcaatgggatagcatattacaaggacaatttaagggtaaagctcaagaggtatttgcatctttgcctgctgagaattctttcgatttaaaatttgttcagcaaagtattttgaatgcttaccagcagatcccagaggcacatagaataaaattcagaagtttaaaaagagcccatgaccagactatttctgactttgtacgagtaaaattaaatcactttgacagatggattaaagcacttaaaattagagtttga